One Prosthecobacter dejongeii DNA window includes the following coding sequences:
- a CDS encoding DHH family phosphoesterase: MSTIQTSLSEIADALRPAQRIAIAAHVRPDGDALGSVMGLALSLRAMGKTVYALLEDGVPLNLAFLPETVTILTPPYADFEVDVALALDTATHERVGEHTKAALARAPLLIDIDHHPTNPGYGHLNHVDGTQPAVGQIIYELLKAGGFPITDAVMQHLYTAISTDTGSFQYSSTNARTHHIAGEMLAAGLDSSRLAQLLYQTYPARRLQLLRAMLNEMDFRAEGRIASWQFTRALMDEVQVQPGDTEGMIDTLRMIDSVVTAVIFEEMADGKIRVSARSKDQRLDVSAVCGQFGGGGHRLASGARMKGPIQEAAETFLTALEHEVRRLA, translated from the coding sequence ATGTCCACCATCCAGACATCCCTTTCCGAGATCGCTGACGCTCTGCGTCCTGCCCAGCGTATCGCCATCGCCGCGCATGTGCGGCCAGATGGGGATGCCCTCGGTTCCGTCATGGGCCTCGCACTCAGTCTGCGGGCGATGGGCAAGACGGTGTATGCTCTGCTGGAAGATGGAGTGCCTCTGAATCTGGCCTTTTTACCCGAAACGGTGACCATCCTCACCCCTCCCTATGCGGACTTTGAGGTGGATGTGGCCCTGGCTCTGGATACGGCCACTCACGAACGTGTGGGCGAGCACACGAAGGCCGCCCTGGCCCGTGCACCCCTGCTCATAGACATTGACCACCACCCTACGAACCCAGGCTATGGCCACCTCAACCATGTGGACGGCACCCAGCCAGCGGTGGGCCAGATCATCTACGAGTTGCTGAAAGCGGGTGGTTTTCCCATCACCGATGCGGTGATGCAGCATCTCTACACGGCCATCAGTACGGATACAGGGTCCTTCCAGTATTCCAGCACGAATGCCCGTACGCATCACATCGCCGGGGAAATGCTGGCCGCAGGGCTGGATAGCTCCCGCCTGGCGCAATTGCTCTACCAGACCTACCCGGCCCGTCGTTTGCAACTGCTTCGCGCCATGCTCAATGAGATGGATTTTCGGGCAGAAGGCCGCATCGCCAGTTGGCAATTTACTCGTGCCCTGATGGACGAGGTGCAGGTGCAACCTGGGGATACCGAGGGGATGATTGATACCTTGCGGATGATTGACAGTGTGGTCACGGCCGTGATTTTTGAAGAAATGGCCGATGGCAAAATCCGTGTCAGCGCCCGGTCGAAAGACCAGCGGTTGGACGTCTCCGCGGTGTGTGGGCAGTTTGGCGGCGGCGGCCATCGCCTCGCCTCCGGTGCTCGCATGAAAGGCCCCATCCAGGAGGCCGCAGAAACCTTTTTGACAGCTTTAGAACATGAAGTCAGACGACTCGCTTAA
- a CDS encoding acyl carrier protein phosphodiesterase, with the protein MNWLAHLFLSEPCPAFRIGNVLPDLVKQAQLVSLPEAYQRGIRQHRRIDAFTDTHPVVRRSILRLGPEYRRYGGILTDMFYDHFLSLSWASFSPQPLPLFTAEVYASFDDHREMIPAEAHPPLDGMKDENWLGNYGEMEGLADTLRRIGLRFRRPVNLAAAMKVFQQEYAGIQEDFHEFFPALTRHLAER; encoded by the coding sequence ATGAACTGGCTGGCCCATCTTTTTCTTTCTGAGCCGTGCCCAGCTTTCCGCATTGGCAATGTGCTACCAGACCTGGTGAAACAGGCTCAACTGGTTTCCTTGCCGGAGGCTTACCAGCGCGGTATTCGCCAGCATCGGCGGATTGATGCGTTTACGGACACGCATCCGGTCGTCCGCCGCAGCATCCTGCGTTTAGGACCGGAGTACCGGCGCTATGGCGGCATCTTGACGGATATGTTTTATGACCACTTTCTGAGTCTTTCCTGGGCCTCGTTCTCCCCGCAGCCGCTGCCGCTTTTCACGGCCGAGGTTTACGCCTCCTTCGATGATCACCGGGAAATGATTCCCGCAGAAGCTCATCCGCCTCTGGATGGTATGAAGGACGAAAATTGGCTAGGCAACTATGGCGAGATGGAGGGGCTGGCGGATACCCTACGCCGGATCGGCCTGCGCTTTCGCCGCCCCGTGAATCTAGCTGCTGCGATGAAGGTGTTTCAGCAGGAGTACGCGGGTATCCAGGAGGACTTCCACGAGTTCTTCCCTGCCCTGACCCGACATCTTGCTGAGCGATGA
- a CDS encoding right-handed parallel beta-helix repeat-containing protein encodes MLRLLCLLAISASVALAQTHVLTLGVKGDGQTDDTAAIQKAVLEKGSLVFPKGTYKLTQTIEVDLSKTGLTGLSSDGTARFIMTGPGPAFRVTGHHEGTAAPASLKPEVWAQERTPMISGLEIFGGHPEADGVEVGGTMQVTFHRLVVSKCRHGIRLTPRNRNVVISDCHLYDNSGIGVFLDNLNLHQINIVGSHISYNRGGGVVSRGGNVRNLHIGTCDIEGNHHADSPPSANVELDSTGGSIGEVAIVGCTLQHTSKAPGSANIRILGAGTDPSLERKMGRAHTREGNVTISANVFSDVRVNIEVKESRGVVITGNTFWEGFEHDILAENCEHLIVSNNNFDRNPRYLVNGFQNSENNGLVFKNCADSSLSGNIIAGVMRKRAAVEILGGRRLMITNNSILDSDSIGLLLEGVEGSLVSDNIIRDDRMADVKSKEPSLVVTGGNDNQIGSNLLGNGKKVQ; translated from the coding sequence ATGTTACGCCTTCTTTGCCTGCTCGCAATCAGTGCCTCTGTCGCTCTCGCTCAGACCCATGTTCTGACTCTGGGAGTCAAGGGCGATGGCCAGACGGATGACACGGCGGCCATCCAGAAAGCCGTGCTGGAAAAAGGCAGCCTGGTTTTCCCCAAAGGCACCTACAAGCTGACTCAGACCATCGAGGTGGATCTTTCCAAGACCGGCCTGACGGGCCTGTCTAGTGACGGCACTGCCCGTTTTATCATGACCGGGCCGGGCCCGGCCTTCCGTGTGACGGGGCACCACGAAGGCACTGCTGCCCCTGCCTCGCTGAAGCCCGAAGTCTGGGCGCAAGAGCGAACGCCCATGATCAGTGGCCTGGAAATCTTCGGTGGCCATCCTGAGGCGGATGGCGTGGAAGTGGGCGGCACGATGCAGGTGACCTTTCACCGGCTAGTGGTCAGCAAATGCCGCCATGGCATCCGTCTCACGCCCCGCAATCGCAACGTGGTCATCAGCGACTGCCATCTTTATGACAACTCCGGGATCGGTGTGTTTTTGGACAACCTCAACCTGCACCAGATCAACATCGTAGGCAGCCACATCAGCTACAACCGGGGTGGGGGTGTGGTGTCACGCGGTGGCAACGTCCGAAACCTCCACATTGGAACTTGCGACATCGAAGGAAATCACCATGCCGACTCCCCACCCTCTGCGAATGTGGAACTGGATTCCACAGGTGGCTCCATCGGTGAAGTGGCCATCGTCGGCTGCACCCTCCAACACACCAGCAAGGCCCCCGGCTCTGCCAACATCCGCATCCTCGGAGCTGGCACCGATCCCAGCCTGGAACGCAAGATGGGCCGTGCCCACACCCGTGAGGGCAATGTCACCATCAGCGCCAATGTCTTCAGCGACGTGCGGGTGAACATTGAGGTCAAAGAATCCCGGGGCGTCGTCATCACTGGAAATACCTTTTGGGAAGGTTTTGAACACGACATCTTAGCCGAAAACTGCGAGCACCTCATCGTCAGCAATAACAACTTCGACCGCAACCCGCGTTACTTGGTGAATGGCTTTCAGAACTCCGAGAACAATGGCCTCGTTTTCAAAAACTGCGCTGACAGCTCTCTCTCTGGCAACATCATCGCCGGGGTCATGCGCAAGCGTGCTGCGGTGGAGATCCTGGGTGGACGTCGCCTCATGATCACCAACAACAGCATCCTAGATAGCGATAGCATCGGCCTCCTGCTGGAAGGGGTGGAAGGCAGCCTCGTCAGCGACAACATCATCCGCGATGACCGGATGGCGGATGTGAAGTCCAAGGAACCCTCCCTGGTGGTCACTGGTGGCAATGACAACCAGATCGGCTCCAACCTGCTGGGCAATGGCAAGAAGGTACAGTAG
- the truB gene encoding tRNA pseudouridine(55) synthase TruB, translating into MKSDDSLNGVLLVDKDPDMTSHDVVAVARRCLNTKKIGHCGTLDPMATGMLILVIGNGTKLQDLLMSEDKEYIGSLRLGATTSTQDREGEILEEKPVPAFTEAQIREAFDGFRGDFYQTPPMVSAIKIDGVPLYKLARQGVEVERKPRFVRVYDYQLNNVAVPDVDFRVVCSKGFYVRTYAHDIGQKLGCGAHLTALRRSRSGHFKFEPGNHTTFSALKEGRRDEVIASMMSLYDVSKLRGA; encoded by the coding sequence ATGAAGTCAGACGACTCGCTTAACGGTGTCCTCCTAGTGGACAAAGATCCGGACATGACCTCCCACGATGTGGTGGCCGTGGCCCGCCGCTGCTTAAATACCAAAAAGATCGGCCATTGTGGCACGCTCGATCCCATGGCTACCGGCATGCTCATCCTGGTTATCGGCAATGGCACGAAGCTGCAGGACCTCCTCATGAGTGAGGACAAGGAATACATCGGCAGCCTGCGCCTGGGGGCCACCACCAGCACTCAGGATCGGGAAGGGGAGATCTTGGAGGAAAAACCTGTGCCTGCCTTCACTGAAGCCCAGATCCGCGAGGCCTTCGATGGTTTCCGGGGAGATTTTTACCAGACTCCGCCCATGGTCAGTGCCATCAAGATTGATGGCGTGCCCCTCTACAAGCTCGCACGTCAGGGCGTGGAAGTGGAGCGCAAGCCCCGCTTCGTCCGCGTCTATGATTACCAGCTCAATAACGTGGCTGTGCCAGATGTGGACTTCCGTGTGGTCTGCAGCAAAGGTTTCTACGTCCGCACTTACGCGCATGACATCGGCCAAAAGCTCGGTTGCGGGGCTCATCTCACGGCTTTGCGTCGTAGCCGCAGCGGACATTTTAAATTTGAACCCGGCAATCACACCACTTTTTCAGCCCTCAAAGAAGGCCGACGGGATGAGGTGATCGCCTCCATGATGAGCCTTTACGACGTGTCGAAATTACGCGGGGCGTAA